Part of the Paenibacillus terrae HPL-003 genome is shown below.
ACTGGGGTCAGTCATAAGAACAGGCAGGTAATGTGATGAATCAGGATCTATATATTCACGGGTTGAGTAAAACCTTCGGCCATATGACCGCATTGCATGAGACGAATCTGGTCGTACGGCGGGGACAATTCACGACACTGCTCGGTCCGTCCGGCTGCGGGAAAACAACGCTTCTGCGTATGATCGCTGGGCTGGAGACGCCGGATACCGGCACGATCACGATGGGGGAGGAGGTTCTTTTTTCGGCTGAACGCAAAAAGGATGTTCCCGCGCATCTTCGTCATTTTGGCATGGTGTTTCAGGATTTTGCGCTGTGGCCGCATATGACGGTGTTTGAAAATGTGGCCTTCGGCCTGCGTGCAGGCAAGCAGGGAAAAGGCTCCGGTTCCGGTAGCGGTCGTGGCAAGGAGCTGCGAACAGCAGTATTGGGGGTGCTGGACAAAGTCAGACTGTCGGGGATGGAGGATCGGTATCCTCATCAGCTGTCCGGTGGTCAGCAGCAGCGGGTCGCTTTTGCCCGAGCGGTCGCCATCCGTCCGAGGCTTGTCTTGTTTGATGAGCCGCTCAGTGCGCTGGACGCGGTACTCCGCGAAGAGATGCGCATCGAAATGCTGTCGCTGGTGCGCGATCTGGGGCTGACTGCCTTGTACGTCACCCATGATCAGATCGAGGCCATGTCGATGTCCGATGAAGTGGTCGTCATGAGAAGCGGACATATTTTGCAGACCGGAACACCGGAGATGATCTACGGTCGCCCATCTCATCCAGAGGTGGCTAGGTTCATCGGCAAATCGAACTGGCTGGAGCCGGAACGGACGCTATTCCGTCCCGAGCATGTCCGCTGGGAACAGGATCAAATAGACCAGCATTCTTTTACAGTGGAAATTCGGCATGTCAGCTATGTTGGGGACCGTTATGAAATCCGCATACTGGCAGAGAACGGTGAGCTATGGACTGCATATCATTCCACCCGCTTGCCTATCGGGGAACAAAAGCAAATTTGGGTATCACCGCAACACATCCACCAACTCGATTCATAGGGAAAAGGGGTATAACACAAGATGATGAACAAGCACGTTTTTCGTACAGGTTGGAAAAAGGGCGCAATGCTCGCATTAACATTGACCTTTGGACTGGCTGTCGCAGGCTGTGGAACGGCTACACCATCCAAGGATGGAGCGCAAGCCACCGGATCAGCAGGACAAGCCGGGGCGGCATCGACCGATCAAAAGCTGGTTGTCTACAGCGCAGGCCCTGACGGGCTGGCGAAAAAGCTGGTAGCGGGGTATGAGGCGCAAAGTGGAGTGAAGGTCGAGCTGTTCCAGGGAACGACAGGTAAAATTTTGGCCCGGATGGAAGCTGAGAAGGCGAATCCGGTAGCAGACGTGGTGGTACTGGCATCTCTTCCGTCCGTGCAAGGCTTGAAAAAAGACGGCCTCACGCTGCCCTACCCGGATGCCAAAAACGCGGACAAGCTAAATCCCGATTGGGCCGACAAGGAAGGCAACTATTTCAGCACTAGTGCTTCCGCATTAGGTATCGCGTACAACACGAAGCTGGTAAAGACACCGCCGACTTCATGGGCCGATCTGGCGAAGCCGGAGTACAAGGACCAAATCAACATTCCTGATCCGTCATTGTCCGGCTCAGCGCTGGATTTTATGACAGGCTACCTGAGTGCCAAAGGCGATGGGGGCTGGACGTTGTTCGAGCAGTACAAGGCTAACGGCGTAGCGATGGCTGGAGCCAATCAGGAAGCGCTGGACCCGGTAATTACCGGAGCCAAAAGCATGGTCGCTGCTGCGGTTGATTACATGACTTACAAGGCCAAAGCCAAAGGCGAGCCGATCGACATTGTTTATCCGAAGGAAGGAACAGTCATCAGCCCGCGCCCTGCGGCGATTCTCAAATCGACACAGCATGAGCAGAACGCCAAGGCGTTCATTGACTATTTGCTGTCGGACGAGGCGCAGAAGCTGGTAGCGGACGCTTCCTTGCTTCCGGGCCGCACGGATGTCAAAGCAGATAAGCGCGCCAATTTGGATGAGATTCCGTTGCTGAAAAACAATTGGGAATGGATGGGCGAGCACGGGCCTGACGTGACAGAGAAGTTCACGCAAATGTTCAAGTAAGCGGATGGGGGTCTTATCCGTCAAACAGATCAGAGCGTGGAGTCTAACATTCGCTCTGATCGCGCTTGCTTTACTGATCGTGCTGCCGTTATTACAAATCTTCATCCAAAGTGTGTATGTAGATGGACAATTACAATGGTCTGCGCCTTTTCGGACGTTGGCTGCATCCCGATTTGTGGGTGTGCTGTTCGGCTCGATCTGGCTGGGCCTCTGTGTTATTGCCGGAACGACAGTGCTTGCACTTCCGTTGGCGTGGATTATGTCCAACACGCGTCTTGCTAGCTGGCGCTGGTTGGACGTGGTGCTATTGATTCCGTTTATGACCCCGCCCTATATCGGGTCCATGGGCTGGATTTTGTTTATGCAAAAAAATGGGTATCTGGAGCAGTTGTTTCCGAGCCTGCATTTCTTGACCCCGTTCTTTTTCAGCTTTGGCGGCATGGTGATGATCATGAGTCTGCATCTGTTTCCGTTCCTGTACCTGCTGCTGCGAGGTGCACTGGTTAGGATTGGCGGCAGTCTGGAAGAGGCCGGAGCCGTTATGGGCGGCGGCTTTCTGTACAGGTTCCGCCGGATCATTTTACCGTTACTGCTGTCGTCTTATGGGATGGGCGCACTGCTCATTTTCGTCAAAACGATTGCCGAGTTTGGAACCCCCGCCACCTTTGGACGACGTATCGGGTATGAGGTCATGACCTCGGAAATTCACAAATACATTTCCAGTTGGCCGATTGATTTTGGTAAGGCCACGTCAATGGCCTCAGTGCTTTTAACCGCCTGTCTGCTCGTATGGTATGTGCAATCGGTGATCAACCGTAAGTACACATACAGGCTGATAGGTGGTAAAGGCTCTCGTCCTTCCCGTCTTCGTGTATCCGGCTGGACTACGGGACTGAGTATCGCATTCATTCTATTGTTGCTAATGGCGTCCATTGGTATCCCTTATTTTTCAATTATCGCCGCTTCCACCATGAAGCTGCGAGGGATCGGCTTGGCTTGGGATAACTTTACGCTCGATTATTACAAGGAACTGCTGTCTTGGGGCTCAGAGAGCATGGAGGCGCTGCTGAACAGCGTATTTCTCTCTTTGGGGGCATCGACGATTGCCGTTATGCTGGGCACATGGTTTGCGCTCGTCATTGGCGGCTCGCGTACGAGGCTCCAGCGGACAGTGGATGCATTCAGCTTGCTTCCGAACACGGTTCCGGGGATTGTTATGGTCGTCGGCCTTATTTTATGGTGGAACTCGCCGTGGATGCCGATTCCGTTGTATAACACGTACGGTATGGTCATTCTGACGTATGTTGTCTTGTTTGTTCCTTATACAGTCCAGTATGTCAAAAGCGCCTTTACGCAGGTAGACACTGCTCTTTTTCAGGCAGGACAGGTGTTTGGCGGTGGCCCGTCTTATGTATTCCGCCGGATTGTGCTGCCGCTGATTTTACCGGGGATGCTGGCAGGCTGGATGATGACTTTTACCATTGCTTCGCGCGAACTGGTCGGCTCGTTGCTGATTTTGCCG
Proteins encoded:
- a CDS encoding ABC transporter ATP-binding protein; protein product: MNQDLYIHGLSKTFGHMTALHETNLVVRRGQFTTLLGPSGCGKTTLLRMIAGLETPDTGTITMGEEVLFSAERKKDVPAHLRHFGMVFQDFALWPHMTVFENVAFGLRAGKQGKGSGSGSGRGKELRTAVLGVLDKVRLSGMEDRYPHQLSGGQQQRVAFARAVAIRPRLVLFDEPLSALDAVLREEMRIEMLSLVRDLGLTALYVTHDQIEAMSMSDEVVVMRSGHILQTGTPEMIYGRPSHPEVARFIGKSNWLEPERTLFRPEHVRWEQDQIDQHSFTVEIRHVSYVGDRYEIRILAENGELWTAYHSTRLPIGEQKQIWVSPQHIHQLDS
- a CDS encoding ABC transporter substrate-binding protein; the encoded protein is MMNKHVFRTGWKKGAMLALTLTFGLAVAGCGTATPSKDGAQATGSAGQAGAASTDQKLVVYSAGPDGLAKKLVAGYEAQSGVKVELFQGTTGKILARMEAEKANPVADVVVLASLPSVQGLKKDGLTLPYPDAKNADKLNPDWADKEGNYFSTSASALGIAYNTKLVKTPPTSWADLAKPEYKDQINIPDPSLSGSALDFMTGYLSAKGDGGWTLFEQYKANGVAMAGANQEALDPVITGAKSMVAAAVDYMTYKAKAKGEPIDIVYPKEGTVISPRPAAILKSTQHEQNAKAFIDYLLSDEAQKLVADASLLPGRTDVKADKRANLDEIPLLKNNWEWMGEHGPDVTEKFTQMFK
- a CDS encoding ABC transporter permease; this encodes MGVLSVKQIRAWSLTFALIALALLIVLPLLQIFIQSVYVDGQLQWSAPFRTLAASRFVGVLFGSIWLGLCVIAGTTVLALPLAWIMSNTRLASWRWLDVVLLIPFMTPPYIGSMGWILFMQKNGYLEQLFPSLHFLTPFFFSFGGMVMIMSLHLFPFLYLLLRGALVRIGGSLEEAGAVMGGGFLYRFRRIILPLLLSSYGMGALLIFVKTIAEFGTPATFGRRIGYEVMTSEIHKYISSWPIDFGKATSMASVLLTACLLVWYVQSVINRKYTYRLIGGKGSRPSRLRVSGWTTGLSIAFILLLLMASIGIPYFSIIAASTMKLRGIGLAWDNFTLDYYKELLSWGSESMEALLNSVFLSLGASTIAVMLGTWFALVIGGSRTRLQRTVDAFSLLPNTVPGIVMVVGLILWWNSPWMPIPLYNTYGMVILTYVVLFVPYTVQYVKSAFTQVDTALFQAGQVFGGGPSYVFRRIVLPLILPGMLAGWMMTFTIASRELVGSLLILPPSVQTSATYIFAQFEQGQVSLGMAMAVISVGLTTLLLILMESLNSQRKWK